From Arcticibacter tournemirensis, one genomic window encodes:
- a CDS encoding tetratricopeptide repeat-containing sensor histidine kinase, with protein sequence MLFYRLILFFTLLTQTLLSYCWRNDQHPERSAKKNFTVSEYEALVKQYRYNKPDSALYYAEKAIALAEREKDSVGLATMLNQLGMIGDNFGKFEESRQNYLRAAAIYRALRSKKGEATETVRLGVVELRKGNYDEAIGYFLKAMELSEQINDRAGIMEANITLGEVYIARKQYDTALRYLKSAEKLDKTLPFSSLSLNLCSNFGIVYREKGDFKLAKAYIQKGINLSNKPQLWGLHITLINNLASVYAKAGFREKSISLQKTALEKSREIQNYIRELQTLTTLADTYGNDNIDYCLFYLKQALALAEEKGAIKQKIDILQRLGDVYKYLKNYKEALKMKEQEHALADSFFYRDMSKQIANLQSEYELNKSKARVQELKYENNRQALERKIILFITAGIAILLLVVAFHYFRTKELNRLLNRANAELKDSNTVKDKLFSILAHDLRQPIASVINFLYIIDDDSLTPDEKHDVINKLIVNSNASLDTLNQLLKWGEMQIKGVVINPVVFCPKEIIERNVNLLSAAADSKSIHIDNTVTDTIRIYCDADHFDFTIRNLLSNAIKFTPNGGRVFITAERKSETTVKFSVKDTGVGISNDRLDSIFKINNISTQGTNNEKGTSLGLAMCKEFIEANNGTIEVVSEKNRGSEFILYIKASSEG encoded by the coding sequence ATGCTGTTTTACAGGTTAATTCTTTTTTTCACTTTACTGACCCAAACATTACTCAGTTACTGCTGGCGGAATGATCAACATCCTGAACGTTCAGCTAAAAAAAACTTTACCGTTAGCGAATATGAGGCATTAGTAAAACAGTATCGCTACAATAAGCCCGACTCTGCATTGTATTATGCAGAGAAAGCTATTGCCCTGGCGGAAAGGGAGAAAGACAGTGTCGGCCTGGCAACAATGCTTAATCAGCTGGGCATGATCGGCGATAACTTTGGGAAGTTCGAAGAATCAAGGCAAAACTATCTCAGAGCCGCAGCTATTTACAGAGCACTAAGATCCAAAAAAGGCGAAGCAACCGAAACGGTGCGGCTGGGCGTAGTGGAACTAAGGAAAGGTAACTATGACGAGGCCATAGGATACTTTCTGAAAGCAATGGAATTAAGCGAGCAGATAAACGACCGGGCGGGTATTATGGAGGCGAATATTACTCTCGGTGAAGTTTATATCGCCCGAAAACAATATGATACTGCGTTAAGATATTTAAAATCGGCTGAAAAGCTCGACAAGACCTTACCGTTCTCGAGCCTCTCATTAAACCTCTGCAGCAACTTCGGAATTGTTTACAGGGAGAAAGGCGATTTCAAGCTTGCAAAGGCTTACATTCAAAAAGGAATAAACCTGAGCAACAAGCCGCAGCTCTGGGGGCTTCATATTACGTTAATTAATAATCTTGCTTCAGTGTATGCGAAAGCCGGATTCAGGGAAAAATCAATAAGCCTTCAGAAAACGGCTTTGGAAAAATCAAGGGAGATTCAGAACTATATCCGCGAGCTGCAGACGTTAACCACCCTGGCAGACACCTATGGCAACGACAACATTGATTACTGCTTGTTTTACTTAAAGCAGGCGCTTGCTCTTGCCGAAGAGAAAGGAGCAATTAAACAGAAGATCGATATCCTGCAAAGGCTGGGTGATGTGTACAAATACCTGAAGAACTATAAAGAGGCGCTGAAAATGAAAGAGCAGGAACACGCTCTGGCTGACAGTTTTTTTTATAGGGATATGTCTAAACAGATCGCTAACTTACAGTCGGAGTATGAGCTGAATAAGTCGAAAGCAAGAGTTCAGGAACTGAAATATGAGAACAACCGGCAGGCTCTTGAAAGAAAAATCATTCTTTTCATAACCGCTGGAATTGCCATTCTACTTCTGGTCGTCGCTTTCCATTACTTTAGAACAAAGGAGCTTAACCGGCTTCTAAACAGAGCCAACGCAGAGTTAAAAGACTCGAACACCGTAAAAGACAAACTATTTTCTATTCTCGCACATGATCTGCGGCAACCTATCGCATCCGTAATCAACTTTTTGTACATTATCGATGATGACTCTCTGACGCCAGATGAAAAACATGATGTCATCAACAAATTGATTGTTAATAGCAATGCCTCTCTTGATACGTTAAACCAATTGCTTAAATGGGGGGAAATGCAGATAAAAGGAGTTGTGATTAATCCGGTAGTATTCTGCCCTAAAGAGATCATAGAAAGAAATGTCAACCTTCTTTCGGCCGCCGCAGATAGCAAGTCAATTCATATTGATAATACCGTTACTGATACTATCAGAATATACTGCGATGCCGACCACTTTGACTTTACGATCAGGAATCTATTGTCGAACGCTATTAAATTCACCCCAAATGGTGGCAGAGTGTTTATCACTGCGGAACGAAAATCGGAAACTACTGTAAAATTCTCGGTAAAAGATACCGGCGTAGGCATCAGCAACGATCGGCTTGACAGCATCTTTAAAATAAACAATATCAGTACCCAAGGTACCAACAACGAAAAAGGCACGAGTCTGGGTCTTGCAATGTGCAAGGAGTTTATCGAGGCTAATAACGGCACGATAGAGGTAGTAAGCGAAAAAAACAGAGGATCTGAGTTTATCTTGTACATTAAAGCTAGCTCTGAAGGATAA
- a CDS encoding cytochrome ubiquinol oxidase subunit I: MNDFIAARSQMALSLGFHIIFSCIGMVMPFFMAVSHYYWLKTNNVVYKNITKAWSKGVAIFFATGAVSGTVLSFELGLLWPTFMLHAGPIFGMPFSLEGTAFFIEAIALGFFLYGWNKFNPWFHWVTGVVVGISGLVSGILVVAANGWMNSPSGFDYVDGKYINIDPVKAMFNDAWFSQALHMSIAAFVATGFAVAGVHAFMILKGKNVLFHAKAFKIAAVFGCIAAVLQPLSGDISAKDVAERQPAKLAAMEAHFHTGKSVPLIVGGIPDVKEKKVDYAIKIPGLLSFMVAGDLNAEVKGLDSIPPEDHPPVAITHYAFQIMVGIGMLLLFVAVLYFIALWKKKIWLERRWLLILFAAVTPLGFIAVEAGWTVTEVGRQPWIIQGIMRTADAVTPMPGIVYSFYIFTGVYISLAIIVVFMLYRQIKMVDKIYDIPSNSDQLKG, encoded by the coding sequence ATGAACGACTTTATAGCAGCACGGTCACAGATGGCCCTTTCTCTCGGTTTCCACATTATTTTTTCATGTATCGGTATGGTAATGCCTTTTTTTATGGCTGTATCGCATTACTACTGGCTTAAAACAAATAATGTAGTCTACAAAAACATCACAAAAGCATGGAGCAAGGGCGTTGCTATTTTTTTTGCAACAGGCGCTGTTTCGGGAACCGTATTATCATTCGAGCTCGGCCTGCTCTGGCCAACGTTCATGTTGCATGCCGGACCTATTTTTGGCATGCCGTTTTCCCTTGAGGGTACTGCGTTTTTTATTGAAGCTATCGCCCTGGGCTTCTTTCTTTATGGGTGGAACAAATTCAATCCATGGTTTCACTGGGTAACTGGCGTGGTAGTGGGCATTAGCGGACTCGTATCCGGCATCCTTGTAGTAGCGGCAAACGGCTGGATGAACAGTCCCTCAGGTTTCGATTACGTAGATGGTAAATATATCAATATAGATCCTGTTAAAGCCATGTTCAATGATGCCTGGTTTTCGCAGGCCTTGCATATGAGCATTGCCGCATTTGTCGCAACTGGCTTTGCGGTGGCAGGCGTACATGCTTTTATGATATTGAAAGGGAAGAATGTTCTTTTTCATGCTAAGGCATTTAAAATAGCAGCGGTATTTGGTTGTATTGCGGCCGTACTCCAGCCCTTGAGTGGCGACATATCCGCCAAGGATGTAGCAGAACGCCAGCCGGCCAAGCTTGCAGCAATGGAAGCCCACTTTCATACCGGAAAATCGGTGCCTCTTATTGTCGGGGGCATACCAGACGTCAAAGAAAAAAAAGTCGATTACGCTATAAAAATACCAGGACTCCTGAGTTTTATGGTGGCTGGCGACCTGAATGCTGAGGTAAAAGGTTTAGACAGCATTCCACCTGAAGATCATCCGCCTGTAGCGATCACACACTACGCATTTCAGATCATGGTTGGAATAGGAATGCTGTTGCTGTTCGTTGCGGTCTTATATTTCATAGCCCTTTGGAAGAAAAAGATCTGGCTGGAAAGAAGATGGCTACTTATACTTTTTGCTGCTGTTACTCCGCTTGGCTTTATAGCTGTTGAGGCTGGCTGGACTGTAACCGAGGTGGGCAGGCAACCATGGATCATACAGGGAATTATGCGGACTGCCGACGCCGTGACACCAATGCCCGGTATCGTATATTCCTTTTATATCTTCACCGGTGTTTATATTTCTCTGGCTATCATTGTTGTATTTATGCTGTACCGTCAGATAAAGATGGTCGACAAAATATACGATATTCCTTCAAACTCAGATCAATTGAAAGGCTAA